A window of the Bdellovibrio sp. ZAP7 genome harbors these coding sequences:
- a CDS encoding HNH endonuclease, producing the protein MDLTLLPNTELLNRVEKLARTERKITHLILWHIVEVESRRLFLDLGYTSLFKYMTSHLHYSEDAAYRRIQAARLLKKVPQVDKAIENGSLNLTQLQNVQKCLNVEIASGNKISVERTEALLEQIQNKSSVETYKILAVEFNQPVQEHETLKPQRDDSTRMQITLTEDQMKELQHAKDLLSHVLPNPSWADLISYLAKAEIKKRLGKEKSESLIDSEKNQEEKAVATANEKVRLGKDKSDSENSIFAVGEKVVADNGAKNRMHSRKQLKVTSRRMLLVKAKHHCEFVHENGERCQSKYQLQVDHKVPLALGGGNDVENFRILCRTHNLSEARRMGISRH; encoded by the coding sequence ATGGACTTAACTTTATTGCCTAATACCGAACTATTAAACCGTGTTGAAAAGCTTGCACGCACCGAACGCAAGATCACTCATTTGATTTTATGGCATATTGTGGAAGTTGAATCTCGTCGTCTGTTTTTGGATTTGGGATATACGTCGTTATTCAAATATATGACATCTCATTTGCATTACTCCGAAGATGCAGCTTACCGTCGCATTCAGGCGGCAAGATTGCTTAAGAAAGTCCCGCAGGTCGACAAAGCTATTGAGAACGGTTCATTGAATCTGACACAGCTTCAAAATGTTCAAAAGTGTTTAAATGTTGAAATCGCAAGTGGAAATAAGATTTCGGTTGAGCGAACGGAGGCTTTGCTGGAACAAATCCAGAATAAATCCAGCGTGGAGACATACAAGATTTTAGCCGTGGAATTCAATCAGCCAGTTCAAGAACACGAAACTTTAAAACCGCAACGTGATGACTCAACCCGAATGCAGATTACTTTGACGGAAGATCAGATGAAGGAACTTCAGCACGCAAAAGATCTACTGTCCCATGTTCTTCCAAATCCGTCTTGGGCAGATTTGATTTCGTACCTCGCGAAAGCAGAAATCAAAAAACGGCTCGGAAAGGAAAAGTCAGAATCTTTGATTGATTCTGAAAAGAACCAAGAGGAGAAGGCTGTTGCAACGGCTAACGAGAAAGTAAGGCTGGGCAAAGATAAGTCCGATAGTGAGAACAGCATCTTTGCAGTTGGTGAAAAGGTTGTTGCTGATAACGGGGCAAAGAATCGCATGCACTCGCGTAAACAACTGAAGGTAACATCACGACGTATGCTTTTAGTTAAAGCAAAGCACCATTGCGAATTTGTCCATGAAAACGGGGAGCGTTGTCAAAGCAAGTATCAACTGCAAGTGGATCATAAAGTTCCACTTGCTTTGGGAGGTGGTAATGACGTGGAAAACTTTAGAATTTTGTGTCGCACGCACAATCTTTCGGAAGCTCGTCGCATGGGAATTTCTAGGCATTGA